From a region of the Streptomyces venezuelae genome:
- a CDS encoding DUF397 domain-containing protein, producing MDHAYNGMAAAELATLFELTWQKSRHSNSQGSCVEFARLPGGDVAMRNSRFPDGPALVYTPAEIEALLLGVKDGEFDHLIS from the coding sequence GTGGACCACGCGTACAACGGGATGGCGGCTGCAGAACTCGCTACCTTGTTTGAGCTGACGTGGCAGAAGAGCAGACACAGCAACTCGCAGGGTTCCTGCGTGGAGTTCGCACGGCTGCCGGGAGGCGATGTCGCCATGCGCAATTCGCGCTTTCCCGACGGACCGGCGCTCGTCTACACCCCTGCCGAGATCGAGGCTCTGCTCCTGGGCGTCAAGGACGGCGAGTTCGATCACCTGATCAGCTGA